The Eptesicus fuscus isolate TK198812 chromosome 17, DD_ASM_mEF_20220401, whole genome shotgun sequence genome has a window encoding:
- the SYNPO2L gene encoding synaptopodin 2-like protein isoform X1, whose amino-acid sequence MGAEKEVLVTLSGGAPWGFRLQGGAEQRKPLQVSKIRRRSQAGRAGLRERDQLLAINGVSCTSLSHASAMSLIDASGTQLVLTVQRAEEEGPLRSPSPGELQVLSPLSPMSPEPPGAPVPQSLQPGSLLSPPDSEAYYGETDSDADGPATQEKPRRPRRRGPTRPTPPGAPPDEVYLSDSPAEPAPATSGPSNQGDSRVSSPSSENGATLKPPPGEALLLPHGTLRPGPHLIPMVGPVSHPVAEDLTTTYTQKAKQAKLQRAESLQEKSVKEAKTKCRTIASLLTAAPNPHSKGVLMFKKRRQRAKKYTLVSFGSAAGPGAEEEEDGVPPTSESELDEEAFSDARSLTNQSDWDSPYLDMELARPGSGAAEGPGPGPGGQLSEASGRGVQLFEQQRQRAASSAQEPAGDGPAAGDGPAAALNGRALQSPPRAQSAPPEAAGLPESAGPLAGPRPFLPGGGAPTPTPSIFNRSARPFTPGFQGQRPGTTSVIFRPVAPKRASESLGGLSPAPPPFLASAQGPTPLPSFPSGVPSHLSASSSPSTPRSSGPVTATSSLYIPAPSRPVTPGGTPEPPAPSGTAAMTSTASIFLSAPLRPAARPEAPAPGPAAPEPPSAREQRISVPAARTGILQEARRRGTRKQMFRQGNEETKNSPNPELLSLVQNLDEKPRAGGAESGPEEDALSLGAEACNFMQPPGGRSYKTLPHVTPKTPPPMAPKTPPPMTPKTPPPVAPKPSSRGFPEGLVNGAAPSAGIPEPPRLQGRGGELFAKRQSRADRYVVEATPSPGLGPRPRSPSPTPSLPPSWKYSPNIRAPPPIAYNPLLSPYFPQAARTLPNKAQSQGPRATPKQGIKALDFMRHQPYQLKTAMFCFDEAPQTPGPTSSGPPKTARIQEIRRFSTPAPQPTAEPLAPTVLAPRAATTLDEPIWRAELASVPVLSPAPPPESPRGLGTSPSSCGFQVARPRFSATKTGLQAQVWRPGAGHH is encoded by the exons ATGGGTGCTGAGAAGGAGGTGCTGGTCACACTGTCAGGGGGAGCCCCCTGGGGCTTCCGACTTCAGGGGGGGGCCGAGCAGAGGAAGCCCTTACAGGTATCCAAG ATCCGAAGACGGagccaggctggcagagcaggaCTCCGAGAGAGGGACCAGCTTTTGGCCATCAATGGGGTCTCCTGCACCAGCCTCTCCCATGCCAGTGCCATGAGCCTCATCGATGCCTCAGGGACTCAACTTGTCCTCACTGTGCAGAG ggcagaggaggaagggcCTTTGCGATCTCCATCCCCTGGTGAGCTTCAGGTGCTGTCACCTTTATCTCCGATGAGTCCGGAGCCCCCTGGTGCTCCAGTTCCCCAGTCTCTTCAGCCTGGGAGCCTCCTCTCACCCCCTGATAGTGAGGCCTACTACGGAGAAACAGACAGTGATGCTGATGGCCCTGCCACCCAGGAGAAGCCCCGCCGACCCCGCCGCCGAGGCCCCACAAGGCCCACCCCTCCGGGAGCCCCACCTGATGAGGTCTACCTGTCTGACAGCCCTGCAGAGCCGGCACCTGCTACCTCTGGCCCTTCCAACCAGGGTGACAGCCGTGTGAGCTCCCCGTCTTCGGAGAATGGGGCAACCCTTAAGCCACCCCCAGGCGAGGCCCTGCTGTTGCCCCATGGTACCCTCCGGCCTGGCCCTCATCTCATCCCTATGGTGGGGCCTGTCTCCCACCCAGTGGCAGAAGATCTTACTACCACCTACACCCAGAAGGCCAAGCAAGCCA AACTGCAACGGGCAGAGAGCCTCCAGGAGAAGAGCGTGAAGGAGGCCAAGACCAAATGCCGGACGATTGCATCCCTGCTGACTgcagcccccaacccccactccaaGGGGGTGCTTATGTTTAAGAAAAGACGGCAGAGAGCCAAGAAATACACCTTGGTGAGCTTCGGGTCTGCAGCTGGGCCAGGCGCCGAGGAGGAAGAAGACGGGGTCCCTCCAACGAGCGAATCCGAGCTGGACGAGGAGGCCTTCTCCGACGCCCGCAGCCTCACCAACCAGTCCGACTGGGACAGCCCCTACCTGGACATGGAGCTGGCCAGGCCGGGCTCAGGCGCAGCAgagggcccgggcccggggccgggaGGGCAGCTGAGTGAGGCCTCGGGGCGAGGGGTCCAGCTCTTCGAACAGCAGCGCCAGCGCGCAGCCTCCAGCGCCCAGGAGCCGGCGGGGGACGGGCCAGCGGCCGGGGACGGGCCGGCAGCCGCGCTCAACGGGCGGGCCCTGCAGTCACCCCCTCGGGCCCAGAGTGCTCCGCCCGAGGCGGCCGGGCTCCCCGAGTCGGCAGGCCCTTTGGCGGGCCCCAGACCCTTCCTCCCAGGCGGTGGAGCCCCTACCCCAACTCCAAGCATCTTTAACCGGTCAGCCAGGCCCTTTACCCCGGGCTTTCAGGGGCAGCGGCCAGGTACCACCTCGGTTATTTTCCGGCCCGTGGCCCCCAAGAGGGCGAGTGAAAGCCTGGGAGGCCTCAGCCCTGCTCCACCACCTTtcctggcctctgctcagggGCCCACCCCTCTGCCCAGCTTCCCCTCCGGGGTGCCCAGCCACCTGTCAGCCTCCAGTTCCCCCAGCACCCCTCGCTCTTCGGGCCCCGTGACGGCCACCAGCTCCCTGTATATCCCAGCCCCCAGTCGCCCTGTTACGCCAGGCGGGACCCCAGAGCCCCCCGCTCCCTCTGGCACAGCTGCCATGACCTCCACCGCTTCTATCTTCCTGTCGGCGCCTCTGCGACCCGCTGCGCGCCCAGAGgcgcccgcccccggccccgccgcccccgaGCCCCCCAGCGCTCGGGAGCAGCGCATCTCGGTGCCAGCGGCTCGCACTGGCATCCTCCAGGAGGCCCGGCGTCGGGGGACTCGGAAGCAGATGTTCCGGCAGGGAAACGAGGAGACGAAGAACTCGCCCAACCCCGAGCTGCTGTCGCTGGTGCAGAACCTGGATGAGAAGCCCCGGGCCGGGGGTGCTGAATCTGGCCCCGAGGAGGATGCTCTGAGCCTGGGGGCTGAAGCCTGCAACTTCAtgcagccaccagggggcaggagtTACAAGACCCTGCCTCACGTGACACCCAAAACCCCGCCCCCGATGGCTCCTAAGACCCCGCCCCCTATGACTCCTAAGACTCCACCCCCCGTGGCTCCTAAGCCCTCATCTCGAGGGTTCCCTGAAGGGCTAGTGAATGGGGCAGCCCCTTCCGCTGGAATCCCTGAGCCACCGAGGcttcagggcaggggtggggagctatTTGCCAAGCGGCAAAGCCGAGCGGACAGGTACGTGGTAGAGGCCACACCTAGTCCTGGCCTTGGCCCTCGGCCCCGAAGCCCTTCTCCTACTCCCTCGCTGCCCCCTTCCTGGAAATACTCACCCAATATCCGTGCCCCACCTCCTATTGCTTACAACCCACTGCTCTCACCCTACTTCCCCCAGGCTGCCCGAACTCTCCCTAATAAGGCCCAATCCCAGGGGCCGCGGGCAACCCCCAAGCAGGGCATCAAGGCTCTGGATTTCATGCGGCACCAGCCCTACCAACTGAAAACTGCCATGTTCTGTTTTGATGAGGCTCCCCAGACTCCTGGTCCCACCTCCTCAGGGCCCCCCAAAACTGCCCGAATCCAGGAGATCCGCCGATTTTCCACTCCAGCACCCCAACCCACTGCAGAACCCCTGGCTCCCACTGTGCTTGCCCCCAGAGCAGCCACTACATTGGACGAGCCCatctggagggcagagctggccTCAGTCCCTGTCCTtagcccagcccctcctccagagTCTCCCAGGGGTCTTGGGACCTCACCCAGCTCCTGTGGCTTCCAGGTAGCCAGGCCCCGGTTTTCCGCCACCAAAACGGGATTGCAGGCTCAGGtgtggaggcctggtgcaggccACCACTGA
- the MYOZ1 gene encoding myozenin-1, with product MPLSGTPAPNKKRKSSKLIMELTGGGQESSGLNLGKKISVPRDVMLEELSLLTNRGSKMFKLRQMRVEKFIYENHPDVFSDSSMDHFQKFLPTVGGQLGTAGQGFSYGKGSSGGEAMGSGSAGQYGSDQQHHQGPGSGSGGTGGPGAQTGGGGAAGTAGVGDTGTGDQAGGEGKHITVFKTYISPWERAMGVDPHQKVELGIDLLAYGAKAELPQYKSFNRTAMPYGGYEKASKRMTFQMPKFDLGPLLSEPLVLYNQSLSNRPSFNRTPIPWLSSGEPVDYNVDIRIPLDGETEEL from the exons ATGCCGCTCTCAGGAACCCCAGCCCCCAACAAAAAGAGGAAATCCAGTAAGCTGATCATGGAACTCACTGGAG GTGGACAGGAGAGCTCGGGCCTGAACCTGGGCAAGAAGATCAGTGTCCCAAGGGATGTGATGTTGGAGGAGCTGTCACTGCTCACTAACCGGGGCTCTAAGATGTTCAAACTGCGGCAGATGCGGGTGGAGAAATTTATCTATGAAAACCACCCTGATGTCTTCTCTGACAGCTCAATG GATCACTTCCAGAAGTTCCTTCCTACAGTGGGGGGACAGCTGGGCACAGCTGGTCAGGGTTTCTCCTATGGCaagggcagcagtggaggcgagGCCATGGGAAGTGGCTCTGCTGGACAGTATGGCTCTGACCAACAGCACCATCAGGGCCCCGGATCTGGATCTGGGGGTACAGGTGGTCCAGGGGCCCAGACTGGCGGAGGAGGAGCTGCTGGAACAGCAGGGGTTGGCGATACAGGAACAG GAGACCAGGCAGGTGGAGAAGGAAAACATATCACTGTATTCAAGACCTATATTTCCCCATGGGAGAGAGCCATGGGAGTTGACCCCCACCAGAAAGTGGAACTTGGCATTGACCTGTTGGCCTATGGGGCCAAAGCTGAACTCCCCCAATATAAGTCCTTCAACAG GACAGCAATGCCTTATGGTGGATATGAGAAGGCATCCAAACGCATGACCTTCCAGATGCCCAAGTTTGACCTGGGGCCCCTGCTGAGTGAACCCTTGGTCCTCTACAACCAGAGCCTCTCCAACAGGCCTTCTTTCAATCGAACCCCTATTCCCTGGCTGAGCTCTGGGGAGCCTGTAGACTACAATGTGGATATTCGCATCCCCTTGGATGGAGAAACAGAGGAGCTGTGA
- the SYNPO2L gene encoding synaptopodin 2-like protein isoform X2: protein METFEPIGQEPLSQEPFSQDSSNKAPGPAPELQDPFYAELQRAESLQEKSVKEAKTKCRTIASLLTAAPNPHSKGVLMFKKRRQRAKKYTLVSFGSAAGPGAEEEEDGVPPTSESELDEEAFSDARSLTNQSDWDSPYLDMELARPGSGAAEGPGPGPGGQLSEASGRGVQLFEQQRQRAASSAQEPAGDGPAAGDGPAAALNGRALQSPPRAQSAPPEAAGLPESAGPLAGPRPFLPGGGAPTPTPSIFNRSARPFTPGFQGQRPGTTSVIFRPVAPKRASESLGGLSPAPPPFLASAQGPTPLPSFPSGVPSHLSASSSPSTPRSSGPVTATSSLYIPAPSRPVTPGGTPEPPAPSGTAAMTSTASIFLSAPLRPAARPEAPAPGPAAPEPPSAREQRISVPAARTGILQEARRRGTRKQMFRQGNEETKNSPNPELLSLVQNLDEKPRAGGAESGPEEDALSLGAEACNFMQPPGGRSYKTLPHVTPKTPPPMAPKTPPPMTPKTPPPVAPKPSSRGFPEGLVNGAAPSAGIPEPPRLQGRGGELFAKRQSRADRYVVEATPSPGLGPRPRSPSPTPSLPPSWKYSPNIRAPPPIAYNPLLSPYFPQAARTLPNKAQSQGPRATPKQGIKALDFMRHQPYQLKTAMFCFDEAPQTPGPTSSGPPKTARIQEIRRFSTPAPQPTAEPLAPTVLAPRAATTLDEPIWRAELASVPVLSPAPPPESPRGLGTSPSSCGFQVARPRFSATKTGLQAQVWRPGAGHH, encoded by the exons ATGGAGACCTTTGAGCCCATCGGCCAAGAGCCCCTCAGCCAAGAGCCCTTCAGCCAAGACAGCTCCAACAAagctccaggcccagctcctgAGCTACAGGACCCATTCTATGCAG AACTGCAACGGGCAGAGAGCCTCCAGGAGAAGAGCGTGAAGGAGGCCAAGACCAAATGCCGGACGATTGCATCCCTGCTGACTgcagcccccaacccccactccaaGGGGGTGCTTATGTTTAAGAAAAGACGGCAGAGAGCCAAGAAATACACCTTGGTGAGCTTCGGGTCTGCAGCTGGGCCAGGCGCCGAGGAGGAAGAAGACGGGGTCCCTCCAACGAGCGAATCCGAGCTGGACGAGGAGGCCTTCTCCGACGCCCGCAGCCTCACCAACCAGTCCGACTGGGACAGCCCCTACCTGGACATGGAGCTGGCCAGGCCGGGCTCAGGCGCAGCAgagggcccgggcccggggccgggaGGGCAGCTGAGTGAGGCCTCGGGGCGAGGGGTCCAGCTCTTCGAACAGCAGCGCCAGCGCGCAGCCTCCAGCGCCCAGGAGCCGGCGGGGGACGGGCCAGCGGCCGGGGACGGGCCGGCAGCCGCGCTCAACGGGCGGGCCCTGCAGTCACCCCCTCGGGCCCAGAGTGCTCCGCCCGAGGCGGCCGGGCTCCCCGAGTCGGCAGGCCCTTTGGCGGGCCCCAGACCCTTCCTCCCAGGCGGTGGAGCCCCTACCCCAACTCCAAGCATCTTTAACCGGTCAGCCAGGCCCTTTACCCCGGGCTTTCAGGGGCAGCGGCCAGGTACCACCTCGGTTATTTTCCGGCCCGTGGCCCCCAAGAGGGCGAGTGAAAGCCTGGGAGGCCTCAGCCCTGCTCCACCACCTTtcctggcctctgctcagggGCCCACCCCTCTGCCCAGCTTCCCCTCCGGGGTGCCCAGCCACCTGTCAGCCTCCAGTTCCCCCAGCACCCCTCGCTCTTCGGGCCCCGTGACGGCCACCAGCTCCCTGTATATCCCAGCCCCCAGTCGCCCTGTTACGCCAGGCGGGACCCCAGAGCCCCCCGCTCCCTCTGGCACAGCTGCCATGACCTCCACCGCTTCTATCTTCCTGTCGGCGCCTCTGCGACCCGCTGCGCGCCCAGAGgcgcccgcccccggccccgccgcccccgaGCCCCCCAGCGCTCGGGAGCAGCGCATCTCGGTGCCAGCGGCTCGCACTGGCATCCTCCAGGAGGCCCGGCGTCGGGGGACTCGGAAGCAGATGTTCCGGCAGGGAAACGAGGAGACGAAGAACTCGCCCAACCCCGAGCTGCTGTCGCTGGTGCAGAACCTGGATGAGAAGCCCCGGGCCGGGGGTGCTGAATCTGGCCCCGAGGAGGATGCTCTGAGCCTGGGGGCTGAAGCCTGCAACTTCAtgcagccaccagggggcaggagtTACAAGACCCTGCCTCACGTGACACCCAAAACCCCGCCCCCGATGGCTCCTAAGACCCCGCCCCCTATGACTCCTAAGACTCCACCCCCCGTGGCTCCTAAGCCCTCATCTCGAGGGTTCCCTGAAGGGCTAGTGAATGGGGCAGCCCCTTCCGCTGGAATCCCTGAGCCACCGAGGcttcagggcaggggtggggagctatTTGCCAAGCGGCAAAGCCGAGCGGACAGGTACGTGGTAGAGGCCACACCTAGTCCTGGCCTTGGCCCTCGGCCCCGAAGCCCTTCTCCTACTCCCTCGCTGCCCCCTTCCTGGAAATACTCACCCAATATCCGTGCCCCACCTCCTATTGCTTACAACCCACTGCTCTCACCCTACTTCCCCCAGGCTGCCCGAACTCTCCCTAATAAGGCCCAATCCCAGGGGCCGCGGGCAACCCCCAAGCAGGGCATCAAGGCTCTGGATTTCATGCGGCACCAGCCCTACCAACTGAAAACTGCCATGTTCTGTTTTGATGAGGCTCCCCAGACTCCTGGTCCCACCTCCTCAGGGCCCCCCAAAACTGCCCGAATCCAGGAGATCCGCCGATTTTCCACTCCAGCACCCCAACCCACTGCAGAACCCCTGGCTCCCACTGTGCTTGCCCCCAGAGCAGCCACTACATTGGACGAGCCCatctggagggcagagctggccTCAGTCCCTGTCCTtagcccagcccctcctccagagTCTCCCAGGGGTCTTGGGACCTCACCCAGCTCCTGTGGCTTCCAGGTAGCCAGGCCCCGGTTTTCCGCCACCAAAACGGGATTGCAGGCTCAGGtgtggaggcctggtgcaggccACCACTGA